In Variovorax paradoxus, a single genomic region encodes these proteins:
- the tnpB gene encoding IS66 family insertion sequence element accessory protein TnpB (TnpB, as the term is used for proteins encoded by IS66 family insertion elements, is considered an accessory protein, since TnpC, encoded by a neighboring gene, is a DDE family transposase.) → MIRIDAMWLAADPIDMRAGAERLLARVVQVFGAAQAHHGYLFANARGTRVKLLVHDGFGVWCAARRLNAGRFVWPSTTDATPLLSLTPAQFDALVLGLPWQRLPELSVITRA, encoded by the coding sequence ATGATCCGCATCGACGCGATGTGGCTGGCCGCAGACCCTATCGACATGCGCGCCGGCGCCGAGCGCCTGTTGGCGCGCGTTGTGCAAGTCTTCGGCGCAGCGCAGGCGCACCATGGCTACCTGTTCGCGAACGCCCGCGGCACGCGTGTCAAGCTGCTGGTGCACGACGGCTTCGGCGTGTGGTGCGCGGCGCGCCGGCTCAACGCGGGGCGCTTCGTCTGGCCCAGCACGACCGATGCGACGCCTTTGCTGTCGCTCACACCTGCGCAGTTCGACGCCTTGGTCCTGGGCCTGCCCTGGCAGCGGCTTCCCGAGCTGAGCGTCATCACGCGAGCCTGA
- a CDS encoding Tn3 family transposase, whose product MRGDRNARLTILSEAEKTALYGIPNFDDFQRIAFFAMTDAERALALGRKSVLAQVYCLLHIGYFKAKQAFFQFSLDDVQHEDVDFLLQRYFPGQTLVNAPLHTSEYYVQRNKIAKLFGYRMCSDDDLPALRAKATLLARTDVTPTFLLAELMVFLIGQRIVRPGYTTLQDLITNALSVERERLEKLVEVDLTDTARKALQQLLERDDALSELAALKQDAKSFRYRQMGLERQKRLTLAPLYAIAKALLPSLDISQLNIAYYASLANFYTIYDLRRFKPGQTNLYLLCYAWQRYRQLTDNVVEAFGYHTRHLEDDTKEVANQQAVQIHNERQQTTPRVGELLLLYVDDSLTDVTPFGTVRHRAFRIMPEEKLRSTGKLLTQTPVSQMDLRWQAVDKQSGLCTKNLRPLALALDFASSSASGKVWLAALQWMKEVFVRQQRLANQPLEDIPQRTIPTRLRNFLLSFDQDGKPVGLRGDRYEFWVYRQLRKRLDAGDIYLDDSVQHRRFADDLVSLEAKAEALKALDIPWLRQPVDQTLDALFVELDTQWRAFDSELRSGKLKHLEFDPVKQTLTWHRPKADKDKQLQQGFYGKLHARDVADVFRFVNERCNFLSAMTPLQPRYAKKVADADSLMAVIIAQAMNHGNFKMAETCDIPYHVLEASHQQHLRPATLIEASDILSNFIASLPIFPYYSIDMEVLYGSVDGQKFAAASPTLKARHSRKYFGKDRGVVAYTLLANHVALQTQLLGANQHESYWVFDICYNNTSDIKPTTITGDMHSINMANFAILHWFGMNLAPRFTNLHAQLKHLYRGPGQEGYADFLIQPVGQIDRHLIAAEKSNLDHIAATLGLKEMSQSVLVRKICTLSGHHRTRKALFEYDKLIRTIYTLRYLRDPQLQRDVHRSENRIESYHQLRSTIAQVNGKKELTGRTDLEVDISNQCGRLIANVVIAYNSMLLSGLLGRCLATGNDKALDLLRRISPAAWQHLHFLGHYAFRDNRNPIDLEAILAGIDWG is encoded by the coding sequence GTGCGCGGTGACCGCAATGCGCGACTGACCATCCTTTCAGAGGCCGAAAAAACAGCCCTCTACGGTATTCCAAATTTCGACGACTTCCAACGCATCGCATTCTTTGCCATGACCGATGCGGAACGCGCCCTCGCATTGGGGCGCAAAAGCGTTCTGGCACAGGTCTATTGCCTTTTGCACATTGGGTACTTCAAAGCCAAGCAAGCCTTCTTTCAATTCTCTCTTGACGACGTGCAACATGAGGACGTCGATTTCCTTTTGCAGCGATATTTCCCGGGCCAGACGCTTGTCAATGCGCCGTTACACACCAGCGAATACTATGTGCAGCGCAATAAAATTGCCAAATTGTTTGGCTACCGCATGTGCTCAGACGACGATCTGCCCGCGTTGCGGGCCAAGGCAACACTGCTGGCACGCACGGACGTAACCCCTACTTTCTTGCTGGCTGAGCTGATGGTATTCCTGATTGGCCAGCGCATCGTGCGGCCGGGCTACACCACGCTGCAAGACCTGATCACGAATGCACTATCAGTCGAGCGTGAACGCCTGGAAAAACTTGTAGAAGTGGACCTGACCGATACGGCACGCAAAGCGCTGCAGCAACTGCTGGAACGTGATGACGCCTTGTCCGAATTGGCTGCCCTGAAGCAGGACGCCAAGAGCTTTCGCTACCGCCAGATGGGCTTGGAACGCCAAAAACGCCTCACCCTGGCTCCCTTGTATGCCATCGCCAAAGCCCTGCTGCCAAGCCTTGATATCTCGCAACTCAACATCGCCTACTACGCCAGTCTGGCGAACTTCTACACCATCTACGATTTGCGGCGATTCAAGCCCGGTCAGACCAACCTCTATTTGCTGTGCTACGCCTGGCAGCGCTACCGACAACTCACGGACAACGTGGTGGAAGCCTTTGGCTACCACACGCGCCATCTTGAAGACGACACCAAAGAAGTCGCGAACCAGCAGGCCGTCCAAATACACAATGAACGGCAGCAAACCACGCCACGCGTGGGCGAATTGCTCCTGCTGTATGTGGATGACTCGCTCACTGATGTGACGCCTTTCGGCACCGTGCGCCACCGGGCCTTCCGCATCATGCCCGAGGAGAAGCTGCGCTCGACCGGCAAGCTCCTGACGCAGACGCCTGTCAGCCAGATGGATTTGCGCTGGCAAGCGGTGGACAAGCAAAGCGGACTTTGCACGAAAAATTTGCGCCCACTGGCTCTCGCCCTGGATTTCGCAAGCAGCAGCGCCAGCGGCAAGGTCTGGCTGGCAGCGCTGCAATGGATGAAAGAAGTCTTTGTCCGTCAACAGCGCCTTGCCAATCAGCCGCTGGAGGACATTCCACAGCGCACGATACCCACCAGGTTGAGAAACTTCCTGCTGAGCTTTGACCAGGATGGCAAGCCAGTGGGCCTGCGTGGCGACCGGTACGAGTTTTGGGTCTATCGGCAACTGCGCAAACGCCTTGATGCGGGGGACATTTATCTTGACGACAGTGTGCAGCACCGGCGTTTTGCCGATGACCTGGTATCCCTGGAGGCCAAGGCCGAAGCCCTCAAGGCGCTGGACATCCCTTGGTTGCGTCAGCCGGTTGACCAAACGCTTGATGCCTTGTTTGTCGAACTCGATACTCAGTGGCGGGCATTCGATTCGGAACTGCGCAGCGGCAAGCTCAAGCACCTGGAGTTTGACCCAGTCAAACAAACGTTGACGTGGCACCGGCCCAAGGCAGACAAGGACAAGCAACTGCAGCAAGGGTTCTACGGCAAGCTCCATGCGCGCGACGTTGCCGACGTATTCCGGTTTGTGAATGAAAGGTGCAACTTTCTCTCGGCCATGACACCCTTGCAGCCACGGTACGCCAAGAAAGTCGCCGACGCTGACAGCCTGATGGCCGTGATCATTGCGCAGGCCATGAACCATGGCAACTTCAAAATGGCCGAAACCTGCGACATCCCGTATCACGTTCTGGAAGCCTCGCACCAGCAGCACCTGCGGCCGGCCACGCTGATTGAGGCGAGCGACATCCTCAGCAACTTCATCGCCAGCCTGCCCATCTTCCCGTACTACTCCATCGACATGGAGGTGCTGTACGGCAGCGTGGACGGGCAAAAGTTTGCGGCAGCCTCTCCGACGCTCAAGGCCCGCCATTCACGCAAGTATTTTGGCAAGGACCGTGGCGTTGTCGCCTATACCTTGCTGGCCAACCATGTGGCGCTGCAAACCCAGTTGCTGGGCGCCAACCAGCATGAGAGCTACTGGGTGTTTGACATTTGCTACAACAACACGTCCGACATCAAGCCAACCACGATCACGGGCGACATGCACAGCATCAACATGGCCAACTTTGCCATCCTGCACTGGTTTGGCATGAACCTGGCGCCACGCTTTACCAATTTGCATGCGCAATTGAAGCACCTCTACCGTGGCCCTGGCCAGGAGGGTTATGCTGATTTCCTGATTCAGCCAGTGGGACAGATTGACCGTCATCTGATTGCCGCTGAAAAATCCAACTTGGATCACATTGCCGCCACCCTGGGACTCAAGGAAATGAGCCAAAGTGTGCTGGTGCGCAAAATCTGCACCCTGTCCGGGCACCACCGCACGCGCAAGGCCCTCTTCGAGTACGACAAGCTGATCCGCACTATCTACACGCTGCGCTACTTGCGCGATCCTCAATTGCAGCGTGATGTCCACCGCTCTGAAAACCGCATTGAGTCCTACCACCAGCTGCGCTCGACCATCGCCCAGGTCAACGGTAAAAAGGAACTTACCGGGCGTACCGACCTGGAAGTGGACATCAGCAACCAGTGTGGCCGGTTGATCGCTAATGTGGTGATCGCCTACAACTCGATGCTGCTGTCGGGACTTCTTGGCCGGTGTCTGGCAACGGGGAACGACAAGGCATTGGATTTGCTCAGGCGGATTTCACCAGCGGCGTGGCAGCATCTGCATTTCCTGGGGCACTATGCCTTCAGAGACAACCGCAATCCGATTGACTTGGAAGCGATTCTGGCGGGGATTGACTGGGGGTAA
- the tnpA gene encoding IS66-like element accessory protein TnpA, which produces MSTIPDQQAGTRRRRRIHSDEFKANAVASCMQPGMSMAAVAMAHGVNANLLRRWVRDAEMNSATTVVSATTVEGPKAQEAKTVFVPVSLPPPVQPAHSPDVRIELRRGPIAVTVTWPASAASECAAWMRELLR; this is translated from the coding sequence GTGAGCACTATCCCCGATCAGCAAGCCGGCACACGCCGGCGACGTCGCATTCACAGCGACGAATTCAAGGCAAACGCTGTGGCCAGCTGCATGCAGCCGGGCATGTCGATGGCGGCGGTGGCAATGGCCCACGGCGTCAACGCGAATCTGCTGCGCCGATGGGTTCGCGACGCAGAGATGAACTCGGCAACCACCGTCGTCAGCGCGACCACCGTCGAGGGCCCCAAGGCGCAAGAAGCCAAGACAGTGTTCGTCCCGGTCAGCTTGCCGCCACCAGTGCAGCCGGCTCATAGCCCGGACGTTCGCATCGAGCTGCGACGTGGGCCGATCGCGGTCACCGTGACCTGGCCGGCGAGCGCCGCAAGCGAGTGCGCGGCCTGGATGCGCGAGTTGCTTCGATGA
- a CDS encoding NADPH-dependent F420 reductase encodes MLSNSRGPQTLFSDRGVIGCEIGTIDEAATFGDIVVVAIPMKHYQAVPVEPLVGKIVIDTNNYYSDRDAGMPELEDEKTTSSELLANHLPRSKVVKAFNAILMPHFDRDGEPAGALCLFAATTRRRRRSSQIFTISSATTRSTSVLSLRAGDSSLALLFTASASTESGSNAP; translated from the coding sequence ATGCTCAGCAATTCACGGGGCCCGCAGACCCTGTTTAGTGATCGCGGAGTGATTGGGTGTGAGATTGGCACTATCGACGAAGCGGCCACGTTCGGCGACATCGTTGTCGTCGCTATCCCCATGAAACATTACCAAGCCGTTCCGGTGGAGCCGCTGGTCGGCAAGATTGTCATCGACACGAACAACTACTATTCGGATCGCGACGCTGGAATGCCGGAGCTTGAAGACGAGAAAACGACCAGCAGCGAGCTGTTGGCGAATCACCTTCCCAGGTCGAAGGTTGTCAAGGCGTTCAACGCGATCCTTATGCCGCACTTCGATCGCGATGGTGAGCCCGCCGGCGCGCTCTGCCTTTTTGCGGCGACGACGCGGAGGCGAAGAAGATCGTCGCAGATCTTCACAATCAGTTCGGCTACGACGCGGTCGACGTCGGTCCTCTCTCTGAGGGCTGGCGATTCCAGCCTGGCACTCCTGTTTACTGCATCCGCTTCAACAGAGAGTGGATCAAACGCGCCCTAG
- a CDS encoding transposase domain-containing protein, which translates to MDVRGQRTGRPASGHRDEPGAVGAPERPRPWAYLRDVLQRLPTQRASQIEDLLPHRWQPACDAAP; encoded by the coding sequence ATGGATGTTCGTGGGCAGCGAACTGGCCGGCCAGCGAGCGGCCATCGTGATGAGCCTGGTGCAGTCGGCGCGCCTGAACGGCCACGACCCTGGGCCTACCTGCGCGACGTGCTGCAGCGCCTGCCGACGCAGCGCGCCAGCCAGATCGAGGACTTGCTGCCGCACCGATGGCAGCCCGCGTGCGACGCAGCACCATGA
- a CDS encoding helix-turn-helix domain-containing protein → MDWTLTPQLASARVERDYDARIRKIVERMLGDGDMLSSPEDMAALAGLSRAQFFRLFKKSTGLPPTLFLSMLKMEASLQKVAQRDISLQDIAFDLGFDTAGNFTRFFVGMQGFAPSKYRKLLEVV, encoded by the coding sequence TTGGACTGGACGCTCACCCCTCAGCTCGCAAGCGCACGGGTTGAGCGCGACTACGACGCGCGCATTCGAAAGATTGTCGAACGCATGCTTGGCGACGGTGACATGCTCAGCAGCCCTGAGGACATGGCGGCTTTAGCTGGGTTGTCACGCGCGCAGTTCTTCAGGCTTTTCAAGAAGTCGACCGGACTGCCGCCCACCTTGTTTCTGAGCATGTTGAAGATGGAAGCGAGCCTGCAGAAGGTTGCTCAGCGCGACATCTCCCTGCAGGACATTGCCTTTGACCTGGGATTCGATACGGCTGGAAACTTCACGCGCTTCTTCGTTGGGATGCAGGGTTTTGCGCCCAGCAAATACCGCAAACTTCTCGAGGTCGTTTGA
- a CDS encoding GntR family transcriptional regulator → MKSSKIKQMQPARAATVRDESNVQRLYYELRDRAMRYDFRPGARINEKQLGEQFGVARATLREALNRLAAEGLLEFVLNKGFYRKAISVDEVFDLYQVRIALERRAVMLAIQRASDADIASVKGFWVDVMKHSAAMSTGDMVLADEEFHRRLVALSHNKEIMSFMDIVTRRIHVARHVDIEQLSSWNLTSFDAHMNVIDFIALRRTEEALQTLTDHIDMSLKRAIEITKEMVARFFLVEASASLQAADRSSKSEKVTA, encoded by the coding sequence GTGAAGTCCTCGAAGATCAAGCAAATGCAGCCTGCGAGAGCTGCGACAGTCAGGGACGAGAGCAACGTGCAGCGGCTCTACTACGAGCTACGCGACCGGGCAATGCGGTACGACTTCAGGCCGGGCGCCCGAATCAATGAAAAGCAACTCGGTGAGCAGTTTGGTGTTGCGAGGGCCACCCTCCGGGAAGCTCTTAATCGGCTTGCTGCAGAAGGCTTGCTGGAGTTCGTTTTGAACAAGGGGTTCTACCGCAAGGCGATCAGCGTCGACGAGGTCTTTGACCTCTACCAAGTTCGCATCGCCCTGGAGCGTCGAGCCGTGATGCTGGCAATCCAGCGCGCATCAGACGCCGACATCGCTTCGGTCAAGGGTTTCTGGGTCGACGTGATGAAGCATTCCGCGGCGATGTCCACCGGAGACATGGTTCTCGCCGATGAAGAATTTCACCGAAGGCTTGTTGCGCTCTCGCACAACAAGGAGATCATGTCGTTCATGGATATCGTCACGCGTCGAATCCACGTCGCTCGCCACGTAGACATCGAGCAGCTGTCGTCGTGGAACCTTACGTCGTTCGATGCGCACATGAACGTCATCGACTTCATCGCACTACGAAGGACCGAGGAAGCGCTACAGACGCTCACCGACCACATCGACATGAGCCTCAAGCGGGCAATCGAAATCACAAAGGAAATGGTTGCCCGCTTCTTCTTGGTTGAAGCATCGGCATCGCTCCAGGCCGCCGACCGCTCTTCCAAGTCAGAAAAAGTGACTGCGTAG
- a CDS encoding ImmA/IrrE family metallo-endopeptidase — MTEVWTPQRAANRLAKLAEVFSAAHGVDRFPVDVPSLAMEAARIFGWSDPITQVQAANIKGFDGALFPGDGRKEWLLLYNEAVSSPGRVRFTQAHELGHYILHRQLRESFQCSDADMLNWSKDDKDIEGQADLFASYLLMPLDDYRKQVTAAVDLDLLGHCADRYGVSLTAAILKWLQYTDEKAVLVMSNDGFINWAWSSEPAAKAGAFFRTRNNVIPVPDGALAADADIKHDRPGTQVPASIWFPHARADTPLREMKVHAEQYGVVLSLLHLPRSAYVWPPWAEKER; from the coding sequence ATGACGGAGGTCTGGACACCGCAACGCGCAGCCAACCGGCTGGCGAAACTGGCCGAGGTGTTCAGCGCCGCACACGGCGTGGATCGTTTTCCGGTGGATGTGCCGTCGCTCGCGATGGAGGCAGCCCGCATCTTCGGATGGTCAGATCCCATTACCCAAGTGCAGGCAGCGAACATCAAGGGCTTTGACGGTGCGCTGTTCCCTGGCGATGGGCGAAAGGAGTGGCTGCTGCTCTACAACGAAGCGGTATCTTCACCTGGACGCGTGCGCTTCACGCAGGCCCATGAGCTTGGGCACTACATCCTGCACCGGCAACTCAGGGAGTCGTTCCAATGCAGCGACGCCGACATGCTGAACTGGTCGAAGGACGACAAGGACATTGAAGGCCAGGCCGACCTGTTCGCTTCGTACCTGCTGATGCCGCTCGATGACTACCGCAAGCAGGTCACTGCCGCCGTCGATCTAGACTTGCTTGGGCATTGCGCCGATCGCTATGGCGTGTCGCTGACGGCGGCGATCCTGAAGTGGTTGCAGTACACGGATGAGAAGGCCGTGCTCGTGATGTCCAACGATGGCTTCATCAACTGGGCATGGTCGAGCGAGCCGGCGGCCAAGGCCGGCGCTTTCTTCCGGACACGCAACAACGTGATTCCGGTGCCGGATGGAGCGCTCGCCGCCGACGCAGACATCAAGCACGACCGGCCAGGCACTCAAGTCCCCGCATCAATCTGGTTTCCGCATGCCAGGGCAGATACCCCCCTACGCGAGATGAAAGTTCATGCGGAGCAATACGGCGTCGTGTTGAGTTTGCTCCATCTGCCGCGTTCAGCATATGTCTGGCCGCCATGGGCGGAAAAGGAACGGTAG
- a CDS encoding helix-turn-helix domain-containing protein, which yields MATRLGEKLHELRKQRGLTLEKLAELAGLSKSYLWELENRESQRPSAEKLTALADALGVAAAYFLEEDVRAPEERHLDEAFFRGYQKLEPDAKEQLRKILSTFKKNS from the coding sequence ATGGCGACACGTCTCGGCGAGAAGCTGCATGAGTTGCGTAAGCAGCGCGGGCTGACGCTCGAAAAGTTGGCTGAGCTTGCAGGGCTCAGTAAGAGTTACCTCTGGGAACTTGAAAACCGCGAATCCCAGCGACCTTCGGCAGAAAAGCTCACGGCATTGGCCGACGCACTGGGTGTTGCGGCTGCTTACTTTCTAGAAGAGGATGTACGCGCCCCAGAAGAGCGTCATCTAGACGAGGCTTTTTTCCGCGGCTATCAGAAGCTCGAGCCCGATGCGAAAGAGCAGCTTCGCAAAATACTGAGCACCTTCAAGAAGAACTCGTAA
- a CDS encoding AraC family ligand binding domain-containing protein produces the protein MSDPLRIIHGRFGRAVLVRLDHSMVLHAHRECHIVFKIGGADIQFGVGAKEYPVTAQSALMINAWEPHYYHYRETGAKTVLLAFYLNPHWLKEVDRRFAGSTHPKFFERPVEVLSPRLARGRDDVLDALGQLEPPNVQDMENLIASIFSEILTLSPPRTLPQRERPVRPS, from the coding sequence ATGTCCGACCCTCTACGCATCATTCATGGCCGATTCGGAAGGGCCGTACTCGTGCGCCTGGACCATTCCATGGTCCTCCATGCGCACAGAGAATGTCACATCGTTTTCAAGATAGGTGGGGCGGACATTCAGTTTGGCGTCGGTGCCAAGGAGTATCCCGTTACGGCGCAAAGCGCACTCATGATTAACGCGTGGGAACCTCACTACTACCACTACAGAGAGACCGGGGCGAAGACCGTCCTGCTCGCCTTCTACCTCAACCCGCATTGGTTGAAAGAGGTTGACCGTCGCTTCGCGGGAAGCACCCATCCCAAGTTCTTCGAGCGTCCGGTGGAGGTTCTGAGTCCCCGCCTTGCACGAGGACGCGACGACGTCCTCGATGCGCTCGGGCAGCTCGAGCCGCCGAACGTGCAAGACATGGAGAACCTCATCGCATCCATCTTCTCGGAGATTCTCACGCTGTCTCCTCCTCGAACGCTCCCTCAGCGTGAGCGTCCAGTCCGACCATCTTGA
- a CDS encoding IS66 family transposase zinc-finger binding domain-containing protein codes for MTRIGQEVSERLDIVPAEFFVHRHIYGKWACRCCQVLRQAPSVAEVIEGGIAASGFVAHTLISRFVDHMPYYRQTTINARSGVHTALHAGVHHRPGRRGAAAAARGAQALHPQLCGAARR; via the coding sequence ATGACGCGCATCGGCCAGGAGGTCAGCGAGCGCCTGGACATCGTGCCGGCCGAGTTCTTCGTGCACCGCCACATCTATGGCAAGTGGGCCTGCCGCTGCTGCCAGGTGCTGCGCCAGGCGCCCAGCGTGGCAGAGGTCATCGAAGGCGGTATCGCTGCCAGCGGCTTCGTCGCGCACACGCTGATCAGCCGCTTCGTGGACCACATGCCGTACTACCGGCAAACGACCATCAACGCCCGCAGCGGCGTGCACACCGCGCTCCACGCTGGCGTCCATCACCGGCCAGGCCGGCGCGGCGCTGCAGCCGCTGCACGAGGCGCACAGGCGCTTCATCCTCAGCTGTGCGGTGCTGCACGCCGATGA